From a single Rutidosis leptorrhynchoides isolate AG116_Rl617_1_P2 chromosome 5, CSIRO_AGI_Rlap_v1, whole genome shotgun sequence genomic region:
- the LOC139848983 gene encoding uncharacterized protein translates to MCEVLNRWLCDARDKPIVTALEYIREYLMKRIANVLNVAAKSDGPLTPTATKLFDVVKREANSCVVLWNGTGQYQVNGPHGDQVVVDMQNRSCACRKWEITGMPCKHVVACLYNMTENSMEVGHVEDWVHHVYRLETWKQAYAFSIQPVNGRELWVKSSVLVKLLPPKKIKTAGRPKKSRRKLMDEKEDANNRGKLTRKGKTVQCGKCKLYGHNSRGCGDDGNDGKKRKMSSEAASKKKGKGHVV, encoded by the coding sequence ATGTGTGAGGTTTTGAATAGGTGGTTGTGTGATGCTAGGGACAAGCCAATAGTGACTGCATTGGAGTATATAAGAGAGTATTTGATGAAAAGGATTGCTAATGTGTTGAATGTGGCTGCCAAAAGTGATGGACCTCTAACTCCTACTGCTACTAAGTTATTTGATGTGGTGAAGAGAGAAGCTAACAGTTGTGTTGTTTTGTGGAATGGTACTGGGCAATATCAGGTGAATGGTCCTCATGGTGACCAAGTTGTGGTGGATATGCAGAATAGGTCATGTGCTTGTAGAAAATGGGAGATAACAGGCATGCCATGTAAGCATGTTGTTGCATGTTTATATAACATGACTGAGAATTCAATGGAAGTAGGGCATGTTGAAGACTGGGTTCATCATGTTTATAGACTAGAAACTTGGAAACAAGCCTATGCTTTTAGCATTCAACCTGTTAATGGGAGAGAGTTGTGGGTGAAGTCTTCTGTACTTGTAAAACTGTTACCACCAAAAAAGATCAAGACTGCAGGCAGGCCTAAGAAATCAAGGAGGAAATTAATGGATGAGAAGGAAGATGCTAATAACAGGGGGAAATTGACAAGAAAGGGGAAGACTGTGCAATGTGGTAAGTGTAAATTGTATGGGCATAACTCTAGGGGTTGTGGAGATGATGGCAATGATGGGAAGAAAAGGAAGATGTCAAGTGAAGCTGCTAGCAAGAAGAAAGGGAAAGGGCATGTTGTGTAG